In Nitrospirota bacterium, a genomic segment contains:
- a CDS encoding PhnD/SsuA/transferrin family substrate-binding protein, protein MAHNTIRNNRSSALFLHYAVCSCLKGFLPAFREILILLFGIILPFAITAPASAQSVKIGVLAYKGKDVAVRMWQPTGMYLQKSIPGTSFEIIPLTFDEIDDAVRNNRIDFIIANSSIYVELEARYGVTRIATMKNRGFKGSSTVFGGTIFCRAERDDLKTLADIRGKTFLAVDETSLGGWRAAWGEFHAAGIDPYKDLKSLSFTDNHESVVMAVRDGKADAGTVRTDTLERMAEDGRIALQEFKIINPKTKNGFPFLLSTRLYPEWPIARLEKTPEEIARKVVIALLNMHPESGPAAASRIYGWTIPLDYHAVHDLLKELRLRPYQNYGKVTFSQSMRQYWYVMVLIILTITGMTLVILHILKLNRHILLAKQDAEDARNNLEQQVVARTADLRDMNTELMHEINGRKQTEEKLLLAEKERSEQLIFLQSIIDSVPDPIMVISSDYRIKLMNVQAKTNLSDDGTFCYQVSHRAGSPCSDDGHPCPLRDVLTTKRPATVIHTHKGAAENDTIVEITASPIFDSAGNVAYIIELCKDITERVRREHDQKRADERLFRQQKEESIATLAGGIAHDFNNILMGVLGNAELLKLKLQLQPEASRPLDTIIAGVERMADLTRQMLAYAKEGKYQLKCVSLGSPIRKALDLSHKGKAAATRIALSLPEDLWPVMADENQFIQAFVNLCNNAFEATEEHGGTLTISAENIRARPSWTCSLHHEHPEGDYVSISFTDTGTGIPSDIADKIFEPFVTTKFMGRGLGLSAVSGIVHNHGGCVTFSSEAGKGATFHILIPRSEEAAQALPIVKTAPPASTQKSILIVDDEPDILQLLKTGLLSLGYDVIGVDTGEKAIGSVQSVPDRFEIVILDLQLPGIRGRETFKRLKKIRPDIKIIISTGYDLSSALSEISPLIPDGFIQKPYKLSVLQEKLGEILH, encoded by the coding sequence ATGGCTCACAACACCATAAGGAATAACAGATCGTCTGCTTTGTTTCTGCATTACGCGGTCTGTAGCTGTCTCAAGGGTTTTCTTCCTGCTTTCAGGGAAATACTTATTCTCCTGTTCGGCATCATTCTTCCTTTTGCCATTACGGCTCCGGCCTCTGCCCAGTCCGTAAAGATCGGCGTGCTTGCATACAAGGGCAAGGACGTTGCGGTCAGGATGTGGCAACCCACAGGCATGTACCTGCAGAAGAGCATTCCGGGAACGTCGTTCGAGATCATTCCTCTCACGTTTGACGAGATCGATGATGCGGTCCGTAACAACAGGATCGATTTTATTATTGCGAACAGCTCGATTTATGTGGAGCTTGAAGCCAGGTATGGCGTTACACGCATCGCTACCATGAAGAACCGGGGATTCAAAGGATCATCCACGGTCTTTGGCGGCACGATCTTCTGCAGGGCGGAAAGGGATGATCTTAAAACCCTTGCAGATATCAGGGGGAAGACATTCCTTGCGGTTGATGAGACCTCACTGGGAGGATGGCGTGCCGCATGGGGGGAGTTTCATGCTGCCGGCATCGATCCGTACAAAGATCTAAAGAGCCTCTCCTTTACGGACAATCACGAGAGCGTTGTAATGGCTGTCCGGGACGGGAAGGCTGACGCAGGAACAGTCAGGACCGATACCCTTGAGCGCATGGCAGAGGACGGGAGGATCGCCCTGCAGGAGTTTAAGATAATCAATCCCAAAACAAAAAATGGGTTCCCTTTTCTGCTCAGCACCAGGCTCTATCCCGAATGGCCCATCGCACGCCTCGAAAAAACGCCTGAGGAGATCGCAAGAAAGGTCGTCATTGCCCTTCTGAACATGCATCCTGAATCAGGCCCTGCCGCAGCGTCAAGAATATATGGATGGACCATACCACTGGACTATCATGCTGTGCACGATCTTCTTAAGGAGTTAAGGCTCCGTCCTTACCAAAATTACGGTAAGGTCACCTTCTCCCAATCCATGCGCCAGTACTGGTATGTGATGGTTTTGATCATCCTTACCATAACCGGCATGACCCTCGTTATTTTACATATCCTTAAGCTGAATCGGCATATCCTGCTCGCCAAGCAGGATGCAGAGGACGCCCGGAACAATCTGGAGCAGCAGGTCGTAGCCAGAACAGCCGACCTTCGGGATATGAACACCGAACTGATGCATGAGATCAATGGGAGAAAGCAGACCGAAGAAAAACTTCTCCTGGCCGAAAAAGAGAGAAGCGAGCAGCTGATCTTTCTGCAGTCTATCATCGACAGCGTTCCTGACCCGATCATGGTGATCAGCTCCGACTACCGCATAAAACTTATGAACGTGCAGGCAAAGACAAACCTGTCGGATGACGGCACCTTCTGCTATCAGGTCTCGCACCGGGCAGGCAGTCCGTGCAGCGACGATGGACATCCCTGTCCTCTCAGAGATGTGCTGACCACGAAGAGACCCGCAACAGTGATCCATACCCATAAGGGGGCGGCAGAAAATGATACGATCGTAGAGATCACCGCCTCGCCGATCTTTGACAGCGCCGGCAATGTGGCGTATATCATCGAGCTCTGCAAGGATATAACCGAGAGGGTCAGACGGGAGCATGATCAGAAGCGGGCAGACGAGAGGCTTTTTCGTCAGCAGAAGGAAGAGTCGATCGCGACCCTTGCAGGAGGCATTGCCCATGACTTTAACAACATTCTTATGGGGGTCCTCGGGAATGCAGAACTCCTGAAGCTGAAGCTTCAGCTTCAGCCCGAAGCATCCCGGCCTCTGGACACCATTATCGCAGGCGTTGAGCGTATGGCTGACCTGACGCGCCAGATGCTTGCCTATGCCAAAGAGGGAAAGTACCAGCTCAAATGCGTTTCTCTGGGCAGTCCCATCAGAAAAGCCCTTGATCTCAGCCATAAAGGCAAGGCAGCAGCAACAAGGATCGCGCTCTCTCTTCCTGAGGACCTCTGGCCGGTCATGGCAGATGAGAACCAGTTCATCCAGGCCTTTGTCAATCTCTGCAATAATGCCTTTGAAGCGACTGAAGAACACGGCGGGACACTTACAATCAGCGCTGAGAACATACGTGCAAGACCTTCCTGGACCTGCTCCCTGCATCATGAACACCCTGAGGGTGATTATGTCTCAATCTCTTTCACTGACACGGGCACCGGCATTCCTTCGGACATAGCAGACAAGATTTTCGAGCCTTTTGTGACCACAAAATTCATGGGGAGGGGACTCGGCCTTTCGGCAGTGTCAGGCATCGTGCATAATCACGGCGGCTGCGTCACCTTTTCGAGCGAAGCAGGCAAAGGCGCGACATTTCATATACTGATCCCGCGCTCAGAGGAAGCTGCCCAGGCATTGCCCATCGTGAAGACAGCACCACCCGCATCAACGCAGAAGAGCATCCTGATCGTTGATGACGAGCCGGATATCCTCCAGTTGCTCAAGACAGGACTCCTGAGCCTCGGCTACGACGTTATTGGGGTCGATACCGGTGAAAAGGCAATAGGATCCGTTCAATCTGTCCCGGACCGGTTCGAGATCGTTATTCTTGATCTTCAGCTGCCGGGGATAAGGGGAAGGGAAACCTTTAAAAGACTTAAAAAGATCAGACCTGACATCAAGATAATCATATCAACAGGATACGACCTCAGTTCGGCCTTAAGCGAGATAAGTCCTTTGATCCCCGACGGATTTATCCAGAAGCCCTATAAGTTGTCTGTGCTGCAGGAAAAACTGGGAGAAATCCTGCATTAA
- a CDS encoding transglutaminase domain-containing protein, with the protein MERGYRGCVQLYRFVLSAAYFIFLFIPFLAEAFEPDLEKELQQSLIQSRAIVLQARQKLNNSPAIDIEISKLKDISESVKISLALLQERFRLRQEAANQLGAKAGQRHRAMEEGYLNAIGEYLNLSEQLSAISGQLFSAQQSATPPLTSPLGKGGQREVIETLKTLLDKILPKNRRPIHGSLPYKNLNYPAREPDASPAIKPAYKGGSQTVSPDDTKDTPGAPLSLEIATLAQSLNWKPVAIYEYVKNNIETEWYWGCMKGAEETLRQRSGNDCDQATLLAAMLRASGFPTRYVRGTIEFFPDIQKAKNLTGIEDPLKMAEFFQKAGIPYKPVIQGGKITNLQIEHIWIESRIPYGNYRGTMIDDSDPTWLGLDTSKAAACFEDKRRDGGGW; encoded by the coding sequence GTGGAACGGGGCTATCGGGGTTGTGTACAGTTATACAGGTTTGTTTTATCTGCCGCATATTTTATCTTCCTATTTATTCCTTTTTTAGCAGAAGCTTTCGAGCCTGACCTTGAGAAAGAACTTCAGCAGTCACTGATCCAGAGCAGGGCCATTGTCCTTCAGGCACGGCAGAAGCTGAATAATAGCCCTGCCATCGACATAGAGATAAGCAAACTCAAAGATATCTCTGAGAGCGTTAAGATTTCGCTTGCATTGCTTCAGGAGCGATTCAGATTGCGACAGGAAGCCGCCAATCAACTTGGGGCAAAGGCAGGGCAACGGCACCGGGCCATGGAAGAAGGATATCTGAATGCCATTGGAGAGTATCTGAATTTAAGCGAACAGCTATCAGCAATAAGCGGTCAGCTATTTAGCGCTCAGCAATCAGCCACACCCCCCTTAACTTCCCCCCTTGGCAAAGGGGGACAGAGGGAGGTAATCGAAACCCTCAAGACCCTTCTCGACAAAATCCTTCCCAAAAACAGAAGACCGATACATGGAAGCCTTCCATACAAAAACCTTAACTACCCTGCACGGGAGCCTGATGCAAGTCCTGCAATCAAGCCTGCGTACAAGGGCGGTAGCCAGACAGTCAGCCCTGATGATACAAAAGATACACCAGGGGCCCCTTTATCACTCGAAATAGCAACTCTTGCCCAGTCCCTCAACTGGAAACCGGTTGCAATCTACGAATATGTAAAGAACAATATCGAGACCGAATGGTACTGGGGATGCATGAAAGGAGCTGAAGAGACCCTGAGACAGAGAAGCGGCAATGACTGTGACCAGGCAACACTTCTTGCTGCAATGCTCCGCGCCTCCGGCTTTCCGACACGGTATGTAAGGGGCACAATAGAGTTCTTCCCTGATATCCAAAAGGCAAAGAACCTCACAGGCATTGAAGACCCTCTAAAGATGGCAGAGTTCTTCCAGAAGGCTGGCATACCGTATAAGCCTGTGATACAGGGAGGAAAGATAACAAACCTTCAGATAGAGCATATCTGGATCGAAAGCCGGATACCCTATGGCAACTACAGGGGTACGATGATAGATGACAGCGATCCCACCTGGCTCGGACTGGATACCAGCAAGGCTGCGGCCTGTTTTGAAGATAAACGGAGAGATGGTGGTGGCTGGTAA